DNA from Deinococcus sp. YIM 134068:
GGGAATGACGCGCAGGGGGTCACGGGCGGCGAAGGGGATGGCACCCTCCGTGATAAAGGAGATGCCCAGCACCCCGGCGGCCTTGCCCGCCTCGTGCTCGTCGCGGGTGAAGCGGTTCTTGAAGACGAGCGTGGCAAGGAACAGCGCCAGCGGGGGCGTCATGCCGGCGGCCATCGCGGCGGCGATGGGGCCGTAGACCTCCGAGCCGAGCAGCCCCGTCGAGAAGGTGTAGGCGGCCTTGTTGATCGGCCCGCCCATGTCAAAGGCCATCATCGCGCCGATCACCGAGCCGAGGACGCCCGCCGAGGTATCGCCCAGGCCCCGCAGCCAGTTAGTCGCGGCGGTGAGGGCGGCGGCGACCGGGCGGCCCACCACGTAGACCATCAGCAGGCCCGTGATGGCGGTGCCCAGCAGCGGCAGCAGCAGCGTGGGCTTGAGGCCCTCCAGCGTGCGGGGCAGGCGGATGCCCCGGTTCAGGGTGCGGGTCACGTATCCTGCCAGGAATCCAGCGATCATTCCTCCCAGGAAGCCGCTACCGCCCGTCGCGGCGAGCAGCCCGCCGATCATGCCGGGAGCGAGGCCGGGACGGTCCGCGATGGAGTAGGCGATATACCCGGCGAGCACCGGGATGAAGAGGCCGAAAGCGCCCGTGCCGCCCCCAATCTGGCTCAGCGCCGCCCCGAAGGTGCCCGGTGCCGGGTTGATGCCCCCAAACGCGAAGGCCAGCGCGATCAGGAGGCCGCCCGCCACCACGAAGGGCAGCATATGCGACACGCCGGTCATCAGGTGCTTGTAGAAGGAGGGCACGCCCGCGTTCTTGGCGGCCTTCGCCGCGCTCGCCTGCGCCACGAAGTCACCGCCCCCGCCTCCACCCCCACCGGCAGCCCCCGCCCCCGAGCCGTACACGGTGGCCTCGGCCAGCGCACGCTGCACGAGCGCCTGTCCGCCGCTGATCGCAGGCTTGGTGCCCGTCTGGTACACCCGCTTGCCGCCGAAGCGCGCGAGGTCCACGTTCGTGTCCGCCGCGATGATCACGAGGTCGGCCCCCGCGATGTCCTGCGCGGAGAGCTGGTTTCCAGCCCCCACGCTGCCCTGTGTCTCCACCTTCGCCCGGTGGCCGAGCGCCTTCGCGCCGTTCTCGATCCCCTCGGCGGCCATGAAGGTGTGGGCGATGCCCGTCGGGCAGGCGGTGATGCCGACGATGCTGAGGGAACCGCCCGCGCCCGTCGCCGGGGTCGAGGGCGTGGCAGGGGAGACGGCCCCCGTGCTGACTGCGCCCGTGTTCGCGGCGAGGGTCGTCGTGCCCGCTGTCGCGGCCCCCGCGCCCACCGCCTGCGAGACCAGGCCCGCCGCGTTGCGGATCGCCTCGCCCGTGCTGCCGCGAACGATGCGTTTCCCGGCGAAGCGGGACTCGTCCACGTTCACGTCCACGGCGAGGATCACCGCGTCGGCGGAGGCGATCTCGGCGGGAGTCAGGGCGTCCTGGGCACCCACGCTGCCCTGCGTCTCCGCCCGCAGGGTGTGGCCCGCCGCCTGAGCCGCGCGCCGCAGCGCCTCGGCGGCCATGAAGGTATGGGCGATGCCGGTCGGGCACGCCGTGATTGCGACGAGTCTTGCCATCTGTGCGCCTCCTGTGGGGCTGGGAATCTCCGGCTTTTGGGTTGGGCTTCCGGCTGAGGTATGACTCGCGCAAAGTGTAGGACATCGGTCAACAAAGAAAGCGTTCCGCCCTATGTTTTCCTGTTCCAA
Protein-coding regions in this window:
- a CDS encoding PTS fructose-like transporter subunit IIB, which translates into the protein MARLVAITACPTGIAHTFMAAEALRRAAQAAGHTLRAETQGSVGAQDALTPAEIASADAVILAVDVNVDESRFAGKRIVRGSTGEAIRNAAGLVSQAVGAGAATAGTTTLAANTGAVSTGAVSPATPSTPATGAGGSLSIVGITACPTGIAHTFMAAEGIENGAKALGHRAKVETQGSVGAGNQLSAQDIAGADLVIIAADTNVDLARFGGKRVYQTGTKPAISGGQALVQRALAEATVYGSGAGAAGGGGGGGGDFVAQASAAKAAKNAGVPSFYKHLMTGVSHMLPFVVAGGLLIALAFAFGGINPAPGTFGAALSQIGGGTGAFGLFIPVLAGYIAYSIADRPGLAPGMIGGLLAATGGSGFLGGMIAGFLAGYVTRTLNRGIRLPRTLEGLKPTLLLPLLGTAITGLLMVYVVGRPVAAALTAATNWLRGLGDTSAGVLGSVIGAMMAFDMGGPINKAAYTFSTGLLGSEVYGPIAAAMAAGMTPPLALFLATLVFKNRFTRDEHEAGKAAGVLGISFITEGAIPFAARDPLRVIPSLMVGSAVAGAISMAAGVQLRAPHGGIFVLFIPNAVTNLGMYIVAILAGTVVSTVLLGILKKPVTEAVLPGVTNAQTVANPADD